From Curtobacterium sp. SGAir0471, the proteins below share one genomic window:
- a CDS encoding phosphoribosyltransferase family protein codes for MSSTNPRHRRDGAAPRPWADAVLALLGLVLPVVCVGCGTPDRAVCQRCRDALAAEPQRRRLVAGVRLDAAFAYRDTVRALVLELKLRGRTDLVPVLAPRFGALVDRALADVPGALLVRVPPSRTGARHRGFDPVVLLLRRAHAARRRSCRAPRGALRRVRAPVRTGLPGPAAGHRARGQKERTALERVEATVGTLRAAHVTGRDVVVVDDVVTTGVTMAEAVRAVRAAGGRVVRCVALAEVEE; via the coding sequence ATGTCCTCGACGAACCCCCGGCACCGCCGCGACGGTGCCGCACCGCGCCCGTGGGCGGACGCGGTCCTCGCCCTGCTCGGGCTCGTGCTCCCGGTCGTCTGCGTCGGGTGCGGCACACCGGACCGTGCGGTGTGCCAGCGCTGTCGTGACGCCCTCGCCGCGGAACCACAGCGACGACGGCTGGTCGCCGGGGTCCGGCTGGACGCCGCCTTCGCCTACCGCGACACGGTCCGTGCACTCGTCCTCGAGCTGAAGCTCCGGGGCCGGACCGACCTCGTGCCCGTGCTCGCGCCCCGGTTCGGCGCGCTCGTCGACCGCGCCCTCGCCGACGTGCCGGGCGCGCTGCTCGTCCGGGTGCCCCCGTCGCGGACCGGTGCCCGGCATCGCGGGTTCGACCCGGTCGTCCTGCTGCTCCGCCGTGCACACGCGGCACGACGGCGATCCTGCCGTGCGCCCCGCGGTGCGCTCCGTCGGGTGCGCGCACCCGTACGGACCGGACTCCCGGGGCCGGCCGCTGGTCACCGTGCCCGCGGGCAGAAGGAACGGACCGCACTCGAACGGGTCGAGGCCACGGTGGGCACGCTCCGCGCCGCGCACGTCACCGGTCGCGACGTCGTGGTCGTCGACGACGTCGTGACCACCGGCGTCACCATGGCCGAGGCCGTGCGCGCGGTCCGGGCTGCCGGGGGTCGCGTGGTGCGGTGCGTCGCGCTCGCCGAGGTCGAGGAGTGA
- the hpf gene encoding ribosome hibernation-promoting factor, HPF/YfiA family produces MDVTITGRNVGVTDRFRTYVEQKSEKIDVLADRALAFEVRLSRHNEKSGGAQGEDRVELTLIGPGPLVRAESAASDKYAAFDLAFARITERLRRARDRRKVHRGRHRPTSVAEAAGTGFEHMGVTPADGRLIETVATGAVPVVEEAHDDDTEVYSPVVIRHKVFAEAPMTVDDALYRMELVGHDFYLFVDAETKRPSVVYRRKGWDYGVIGIDEDGATGTAAGADVANADDERSRSAAIA; encoded by the coding sequence ATGGACGTGACGATCACGGGCCGGAACGTCGGGGTCACCGATCGATTCCGCACCTACGTCGAACAGAAGTCCGAGAAGATCGACGTGCTCGCCGACCGCGCCCTCGCCTTCGAGGTGCGTCTCAGCCGCCACAACGAGAAGTCCGGCGGTGCCCAGGGCGAGGACCGAGTCGAACTCACCCTGATCGGCCCCGGGCCCCTCGTGCGGGCCGAGTCCGCGGCGTCGGACAAGTACGCGGCGTTCGACCTCGCCTTCGCCCGCATCACCGAGCGGCTGCGCCGGGCCCGCGACCGCCGTAAGGTGCACCGCGGACGCCACCGCCCGACGTCGGTGGCCGAGGCCGCGGGGACCGGGTTCGAGCACATGGGCGTGACGCCGGCCGACGGACGGCTCATCGAGACCGTCGCGACCGGGGCGGTCCCCGTGGTGGAGGAGGCGCACGACGACGACACCGAGGTCTACTCGCCGGTGGTCATCCGCCACAAGGTCTTCGCCGAAGCGCCGATGACCGTCGACGACGCGCTCTACCGCATGGAACTCGTCGGGCACGACTTCTACCTGTTCGTCGACGCCGAGACGAAGCGTCCGAGCGTCGTGTACCGCCGCAAGGGCTGGGACTACGGCGTGATCGGCATCGACGAGGACGGAGCGACCGGCACCGCCGCCGGCGCCGACGTCGCGAACGCCGACGACGAGCGCAGTCGCTCGGCCGCCATCGCGTGA
- a CDS encoding LpqB family beta-propeller domain-containing protein has product MRARLRTLVATALAALTVVALTACAAIPTGGGVRTGQSVKDEAISGFELRPDRPVAGADQTAILRGFVAAGTGAQDDYGTAREFLAKGFAQKWNPRRGVTVLQGSGAIDRVADRELTYTLTASATVDADGEYTQAVRPTTSTLTFQFVREDGEWRIAYAPDGIILTPVSFESQFQQHALYFFDPTYRYLVPDERWFLARSSTSTRIASALLAGPSDWLKGAVVSAFPEGTQLSLNAVTIENGSALVDLSSDALRASNDDRVRMREQLSRSLASVASVSSVSITIEGATFSLPEQQGTQARLNPDVDPRPLVDRDDEVGYATTNGRVAELGGDASATIAALDPQSFSLSASGTVAAVGNTSGVVVVRGRDALRIDATEGLVPPTLDDLGFVWVGRADDTGRVTAYGLGGDPHQVATTLPRGRMVSFQVSRDSTRALALIETSDGPALYVMAIVRSADRTPTGLGSPVRVQAATGDAVGAAWVNDSDVVSVGQTETGPEVVRSTVGGQSTTLPKPDGTAASVTGGSGGSVLLRMSDGTVLQSTGGRWDTTGVTADVLGTQR; this is encoded by the coding sequence TCCCCACCGGCGGTGGTGTGCGCACCGGGCAGTCGGTCAAGGACGAGGCGATCTCCGGCTTCGAGCTCCGCCCGGACCGTCCGGTCGCCGGCGCCGACCAGACCGCGATCCTGCGCGGCTTCGTCGCCGCCGGCACGGGAGCACAGGACGACTACGGCACCGCCCGGGAGTTCCTGGCGAAGGGCTTCGCGCAGAAGTGGAACCCGCGGCGCGGCGTCACCGTCCTGCAGGGGAGCGGCGCGATCGACCGCGTCGCCGACCGCGAGCTCACCTACACGTTGACCGCCAGTGCGACCGTCGACGCCGACGGCGAGTACACCCAGGCGGTCCGGCCGACGACGTCGACCCTCACCTTCCAGTTCGTCCGCGAGGACGGCGAGTGGCGCATCGCCTACGCCCCCGACGGCATCATCCTCACGCCCGTGAGCTTCGAGTCGCAGTTCCAGCAGCACGCGCTCTACTTCTTCGACCCGACGTACCGGTACCTCGTGCCCGACGAGCGCTGGTTCCTCGCCCGCTCGTCCACGAGCACCCGGATCGCGAGCGCACTGCTCGCGGGACCGTCCGACTGGCTCAAGGGCGCCGTCGTATCGGCTTTCCCCGAGGGCACGCAGCTCTCGCTCAACGCGGTCACGATCGAGAACGGCTCGGCACTCGTCGACCTGTCGAGCGACGCCCTGCGCGCGAGCAACGACGACCGGGTGCGCATGCGCGAGCAGCTGAGCCGGTCCCTCGCGTCGGTCGCCTCGGTGTCGTCCGTCTCGATCACGATCGAGGGCGCCACGTTCTCCCTGCCGGAACAGCAGGGCACGCAGGCGCGGCTCAACCCCGACGTCGACCCGCGGCCGCTCGTCGACCGCGACGACGAGGTCGGCTACGCGACGACGAACGGGCGGGTCGCCGAGCTCGGTGGTGACGCCAGCGCGACGATCGCCGCACTCGACCCGCAGTCGTTCTCGCTCTCCGCCTCGGGCACGGTCGCCGCGGTCGGCAACACCAGCGGCGTGGTCGTCGTGCGCGGTCGGGACGCCCTGCGCATCGACGCGACCGAGGGGCTCGTCCCCCCGACCCTGGACGACCTCGGGTTCGTCTGGGTCGGCCGGGCCGACGACACGGGCCGGGTCACCGCCTACGGGCTCGGCGGGGACCCGCACCAGGTCGCCACGACGCTGCCGCGCGGTCGGATGGTCTCGTTCCAGGTGTCTCGCGACTCCACCCGGGCACTGGCGCTCATCGAGACGTCCGACGGTCCGGCCCTGTACGTGATGGCGATCGTCCGCAGCGCCGACCGCACGCCCACCGGGCTCGGGTCGCCGGTGCGGGTGCAGGCGGCCACCGGCGACGCCGTCGGTGCCGCCTGGGTGAACGACAGCGACGTGGTGTCGGTCGGGCAGACCGAGACCGGCCCCGAGGTCGTCCGGTCCACGGTCGGCGGCCAGTCGACGACGCTGCCGAAGCCGGACGGGACGGCCGCGTCCGTCACCGGCGGCAGCGGCGGCTCGGTGCTGCTGCGGATGTCCGACGGCACGGTCCTGCAGTCCACCGGCGGCCGCTGGGACACCACGGGGGTCACCGCCGACGTGCTCGGCACGCAGCGCTGA